One Tenrec ecaudatus isolate mTenEca1 chromosome 12, mTenEca1.hap1, whole genome shotgun sequence DNA segment encodes these proteins:
- the APOBR gene encoding apolipoprotein B receptor, whose amino-acid sequence MNFLRLHLPGLHQALRGALDSFSTFISYLVGDEVPTTGEREAQVAEGLEVGPERPRKAVEEAAQEAQEGLGSSQNQGSGGPRGSGGAKRHREGNSAAEHTWGWGEGSSYGSQAERHDAGAPEAAKAAKDQGPLETEAPAAGSAMDRDGSNQTQERPEPEVNQGETLRIWKWEEQEEVEEEVRAEEPGVAKGVESEWAWHREPVGKAGVGWPDAAGDDNGEEETEQAGEGPLAEDTWGPEVRELGTEEEEIVVASGVQLTVAQEPPGLVTEPEACTASGREEVRALSQGAIFPGEGTPVGWEHIWVREEASRRAGEDEGEQEQSQAEEIPMCRQTQALGTQGVKEGAGDQGSGIEAAGDAGSEEDAGDSCEGQAEQDRKESEERPCSEDGADQIGLGGEVQAEEAEEEKAGGWGAEAGLPQDSEARGAGGDADTESAPEAGPQKVFTGQWSGEGAQPGQGALSAEWGGLGQGITEGQEPEQMGGPQSPTKKPEGSQWVEEEPLWEPAPGGEAAEEVLRDDPQSLGYDVQFSGAEAWQSGRGRTMEGAALQLQVATEGLGEGAAGGQVLQNQEVAGQCGEAEGSGLGTEEEEAPETEPQEPGGDLEVEAETGGPLEESAAKDGEGEASGPWGAEEVPPSFQDSEEEAHPRSPMATETVEAQAVQDVKESGLRRGAGEAGERELERGWGSDELAQAVAGEELPKVLCREAIQGEDSLENSSEVTGKSHQEEAQAVGSGGEEGMVGGSAEAEGHWGMESFTPGSSEVTVEGAEPTGEAEGLPREWAGSRTEAGVWQAVGQGPECEGQHGDPHLKGGAPRSFELEDVEEAGDQKPEAVEAEEATEWREAEEGGQAEEAKEIGGAREGEEAEEAGEAGEAVEAAEAGEAREADDAQEAEEAVEAAEAGEAREADNAEEGGQAEEAEEAGEAEEDGEGGDTGEAQEVGEVQEVREALEAVQNEEAEQAEEAEPAGETEAAGEADLEGPEAVKGQKAQPTRQGPTETEPVLGGEAEVSEAPGHACGEDRSSWQEALLPGSRLDVSVSRSRALLSRSSSQRRSRPSFRRTPAPGALEEPPILPPEAELSAPPQISLQAETPPAPSPPKPEGTPVPARRRPLGHGFGLAHAGMMQELQARLGQPKPQ is encoded by the exons ATGAACTTCCTCCGGTTACACCTCCCTGGGCTGCATCAGGCCTTGAGGGGGGCACTG GACTCCTTCAGCACCTTCATCTCCTATCTTGTGGGAGATGAGGTCCCCACGACAGGGGAGAGAGAGGCTCAGGTAGCTGAAGGACTTGAGGTGGGGCCAGAAAGGCCAAGGAAGGCTGTGGAGGAGGCCGCTCAGGAGGCACAGGAGGGGCTGGGAAGCAGCCAAAATCAGGGGAGCGGAGGGCCGAGAGGGTCTGGGGGCGCCAAGAGACACCGGGAAGGGAACTCAGCTGCCGAACACACCTGGGGTTGGGGAGAAGGCAGCTCCTATGGGTCCCAAGCAGAAAGACATGACGCTGGAGCCCCGGAGGCAGCTAAGGCTGCCAAGGACCAGGGGCCCTTGGAGACGGAGGCTCCTGCGGCCGGGTCTGCGATGGACAGAGACGGGAGCAATCAAACCCAGGAGAGGCCGGAGCCGGAAGTGAACCAAGGAGAGACGCTGAGAATCTGGAAatgggaggagcaggaggaggtggaggaagaggTCAGGGCAGAGGAGCCAGGGGTGGCCAAAGGGGTGGAGTCGGAGTGGGCCTGGcacagggagcctgtgggcaaggCTGGTGTGGGCTGGCCAGACGCGGCCGGGGATGACAATGGCGAGGAGGAGACAGAACAGGCAGGCGAGGGGCCACTGGCCGAGGACACCTGGGGGCCTGAGGTCAGGGAGCTTGGGACAGAAGAGGAGGAGATAGTTGTGGCGAGTGGTGTCCAACTCACGGTCGCACAGGAGCCACCAGGACTAGTGACCGAGCCCGAGGCCTGCACAGCCTCAGGCAGGGAGGAGGTCAGGGCGCTCAGCCAGGGGGCCATCTTCCCAGGAGAAGGGACCCCCGTGGGTTGGGAGCACATCTGGGTGCGAGAGGAGGCTTCCAGGAGAGCTGGGGAGGATGAGGGGGAGCAGGAGCAGAGTCAGGCTGAAGAGATCCCTATGTGCAGACAGACTCAGGCCCTGGGGACCCAGGGAGTGAAAGAAGGGGCTGGGGATCAGGGGTCAGGGATAGAGGCTGCAGGAGATGCAGGGTCGGAGGAAGATGCAGGGGACAGCTGTGAGGGCCAGGCAGAGCAGGACAGGAAAGAGAGCGAGGAGAGGCCATGTTCGGAGGATGGGGCTGACCAGATTGGGCTGGGCGGTGAAGTTCAGGCAGAAGAGGCCGAGGAGGAGAAGGCGGGTGGCTGGGGCGCAGAGGCCGGGCTGCCCCAGGACTCAGAGGCTAGGGGGGCTGGAGGTGACGCAGACACAGAGAGCGCCCCAGAAGCTGGGCCCCAGAAGgtgttcacaggccagtggagtgGTGAGGGTGCTCAGCCAGGCCAGGGAGCACTGAGCGCTGAGTGGGGAGGCTTGGGACAGGGGATCACAGAAGGCCAGGAACCTGAGCAgatgggagggccccagtccccaaCCAAGAAACCTGAGGGCAGCCAGTGGGTGGAGGAAGAGCCCCTATGGGAGCCAGCACCGGGTGGAGAGGCAGCAGAGGAGGTCCTGAGGGAtgacccccagtccttaggttatgATGTCCAGTTCTCTGGGGCAGAAGCCTGGCAAAGTGGGAGGGGAAGGACCATGGAGGGGGCTGCTCTCCAGCTGCAGGTGgccacagaggggctgggggagggggctgcaggAGGCCAGGTCCTGCAGAACCAGGAGGTAGCGGGGCAGTGTGGGGAGGCAGAGGGCTCTGGGCTGGGGACAGAGGAGGAAGAGGCCCCAGAGACAGAGCCCCAGGAGCCAGGCGGAGACCTGGAGGTCGAAGCAGAGACAGGTGGGCCACTGGAAGAGTCGGCAGCCAAGGACGGGGAAGGAGAAGCTTCAGGGCCGTGGGGGGCCGAGGAAGTGCCACCAAGCTTCCAGGACAGTGAGGAGGAGGCACATCCCAGGAGCCCTATGGCTACGGAGACCGTGGAGGCTCAGGCAGTCCAGGATGTAAAGGAGTCTGGGCTCAGAAGGGGAGCTGGGGAGGCCGGGGAGAGGGAATTGGAGAGAGGCTGGGGCTCAGATGAGCTGGCACAGGCTGTGGCTGGTGAGGAGCTGCCCAAGGTCCTGTGCAGGGAGGCCATCCAGGGGGAGGACAGCCTGGAGAACTCCTCAGAGGTGACCGGCAAAAGCCACCAAGAAGAGGCCCAGGCAGTAGGGTCTGGGGGAGAGGAGGGCATGGTGGGGGGATCTGCAGAGGCCGAAGGTCACTGGGGGATGGAAAGCTTCACGCCAGGCTCCTCAGAGGTGACAGTAGAGGGGGCTGAGCCCACCGGGGAGGCCGAGGGGCTCCCAAGAGAGTGGGCAGGGTCGAGAACAGAGGCTGGGGTGTGGCAAGCAGTGGGGCAGGGGCCCGAGTGTGAGGGGCAGCATGGGGACCCCCACCTCAAGGGAGGAGCCCCAAGGAGCTTTGAACTGGAGGATGTTGAGGAGGCTGGAGACCAGAAGCCAGAGGCTGTGGAGGCTGAGGAGGCCACAGAGTGGAGGGAAGCAGAGGAAGGGGGCCAGGCTGAGGAGGCCAAGGAGATTGGGGGAGCCAGAGAGGGTGAGGAGGCCGAAGAAGCAGGGGAA GCAGGAGAGGCTGTGGAGGCTGCAGAGGCCGGGGAGGCGAGGGAAGCAGATGAT GCCCAGGAGGCAGAAGAGGCTGTGGAGGCTGCAGAGGCCGGGGAGGCGAGGGAAGCGGATAAT gctgaggaaggggggCAGGCTGAGGAGGCTGAGGAGGCTGGG GAGGCTGAGGaagatggggaggggggagacactGGGGAGGCCCAGGAAGTAGGTGAAGTCCAGGAGGTCAGGGAAGCCCTGGAGGCCGTGCAGAACGAGGAGGCTGAACAGGCCGAGGAGGCTGAGCCGGCTGGGGAGACGGAGGCGGCCGGGGAGGCCGATCTAGAAGGCCCAGAGGCTGTCAAGGGACAGAAGGCGCAGCCCACACGCCAGGGGCCTACAGAGACTGAGCCTGTGCTGGGAGGAGAAGCCGAGGTCTCAGAGGCCCCAGGACACGCCTGCGGGGAGGACCGCAGCAGCTGGCAGGAG GCCCTGCTCCCGGGGTCCCGCCTGGACGTCTCTGTCTCCAGGAGCCGCGCCCTTCTGTCCCGGAGCTCCTCACAGCGCCGCTCCCGGCCCTCTTTCCGTCGGACCCCAGCACCTGGGGCCCTGGAGGAGCCCCCCATCCTGCCGCCGGAGGCTGAGCTGTCAGCCCCACCGCAGATATCCCTCCAGGCTGAGACACCCCCTGCACCAAGCCCCCCAAAGCCTGAAGGGACCCCGGTGCCGGCCAGGAGAAGGCCCCTGGGACACGG GTTTGGTCTTGCACATGCTGGTATGATGCAGGAGCTACAAGCCCGGCTGGGCCAGCCGAAACCCCAGTGA
- the IL27 gene encoding interleukin-27 subunit alpha produces MGQMTGDLGWRLGLLLLSLLLARAGVWGFPRPPGRPPLSLQELRREFTVSLHLARKLLSEVQELAHGFAEYHLPGVNLDFLPLGGQLPDIALTFRAWRRLSDSERLCLLFTTLRPFHVLLLRGLGPQSGWTRSERAQLWDLRLNLRDLQQHLRFQVLAAGFSLPEEEEEEEEKGRPTGTPESPSQLSAQASWPQLLSTYQFLHSLELVLSRAMRDLLLLSQAEDPTLGVLGSHCPVLSSDLGTSEPSLTSNLTPTHWD; encoded by the exons ATGGGCCAGATGACAGGAGACCTTGGCTGGC GGCTCGGCCTCTTGCTGCTCTCCTTGCTCCTGGCCCGAGCTGGTGTCTGGGGATTCCCAAGGCCCCCGGGGAGGCCACCCCTGAGCCTGCAGGAGCTGCGGAGGGAGTTCACGGTCAGCCTGCATCTGGCCAGAAAACTACTCTCTGAAGTCCAGGAGCTGGCTCACGGCTTT GCTGAGTATCACCTGCCTGGAGTGAACCTGGACTTCCTGCCCCTTGGAGGGCAGCTCCCCGACATTGCTCTGACCTTCAGGGCCTGGCGCCGCCTCTCT GACTCAGAGCGGTTGTGCCTCCTCTTTACCACACTCCGCCCCTTCCACGTCCTGCTGCTGCGAGGCCTGGGGCCTCAAAGTGGCTGGACACGCTCAGAGAGGGCGCAGTTGTGGGACCTCAGACTAAACCTCCGGGACCTGCAGCAGCACCTCCGCTTCCAG GTGCTGGCTGCAGGATTCAGCCTcccagaagaggaggaagaggaagaggagaaaggaCGGCCCACAGGGACCCCGGAGAGCCCCTCACAGCTGTCTGCCCAGGCGTCTTGGCCCCAGCTCCTCTCCACCTACCAGTTCCTGCATTCCTTAGAGCTTGTCCTGTCTCGGGCCATGCGGGACCTGCTGCTGCTCTCTCAGGCTGAGGACCCGACCCTGGgggtcttgggttcccactgcccAGTGCTCAGCTCTGACCTAGGGACCTCTGAGCCCTCCCTCAcctccaacctcacccccacccactggGACTAG